One Entelurus aequoreus isolate RoL-2023_Sb linkage group LG09, RoL_Eaeq_v1.1, whole genome shotgun sequence genomic window carries:
- the LOC133657239 gene encoding uncharacterized protein LOC133657239 yields MRKMCLMLTQVPDHFSQYQPIPDHSKASRPTSQPSEKQHFQAQSRQECIQLKPVPDRSSQYQTTPASMSQYQTAPRSSRNALDSELFQLNMKVQNILENQGEMMRMLRGLAAQSVGPESVDVQDLIDQPFETLEQLKAFCERLDTDLLLRKQLVKALTALGGQNLADTVRTMLRKIATNKVLEQLGLHGKSGKVAIEDLTLYRIINKACRGVYKQTTTAEVDCELGEVLKLATFRKGGSKFEEKRRN; encoded by the exons ATGAGGAAGATGTGTTTGATGCTGACG CAAGTACCAGACCACTTCAGCCAGTACCAGCCAATACCAGACCACTCCAAGGCATCCAGGCCGACCTCACAGCCCAGCGAGAAGCAGCACTTCCAGGCTCAGTCCAGACAGGAATGCATCCagctcaagccagtaccagaccgctcaagccagtaccagaccactccagccagtatgagtcagtaccagaccgctccaagaagcagcaggaatgcccttgacagtgaac ttttccaattgaacatgaaagttcaaaatatacttgagaaccagggagaaatgatgcgcatgctgagagggctggcagcacagtctgtggggccagaatctgtggatgttcaagatctcattgatcagcctttcgagactcttgagcagctgaaggccttctgtgaacggctcgacactgatcttctgctcagaaagcagctg gtgaaagctcttactgctcttggtgggcagaatttggcagacacggtgaggacaatgctgaggaaaattgccacaaacaaagtcctggagcagcttggcctccatggaaagtcaggaaaagtggcAATTGAGGACTTGAccctttacagaataataaata aggcatgcaggggtgtttacaagcagacgaccacagctgaagtggattgtgagcttggagaggtcctgaaactggccacttttcgaaagggaggttcaaaatttgag gagaagaggaggaattaa